In Anas acuta chromosome 5, bAnaAcu1.1, whole genome shotgun sequence, a single window of DNA contains:
- the VPS39 gene encoding vam6/Vps39-like protein isoform X1 yields MHDAFEHVPILEKLPLQIDCLAAWEEWLLVGTKQGHLLLYRIKKDMGCNRFEVTLEKSNKNFSKKIQQIHVVSQFKILVSLLVPALPTPACVDFCCLRPQNNIYVHDLLTFQQITTVSKAKGASLFTCDLQHSDTGEEVLRMCVAVRKKLQLYFWKDREFHELQGDFSVPDVPKSMAWCENSICVGFKRDYYLIRVDGKGSIKELFPTGKQLEPLVAPVADGKVAVGQDDLTVVLNEEGVCTQKCALNWTDIPIAMEHQPPYIIAVLPRYVEIRTFEPRLLVQSIELQRPRFITSGGTNIIYVASNHFVWRLIPVSIATQIQQLLQDKQFELALQLAEMKDDSDSEKRQQIHHIKNLFAFNLFCQKRFDESMQVFAKLGTDPTHVMGLYPDLLPTDYRKQLQYPNPLPGLSGAELEKAHLALIDYLTQKRSQLVKKLNDSDHQSSTSPLMEGTPTIKSKKKLLQIIDTTLLKCYLHTNVALVAPLLRLENNHCHIEESEHVLKKAHKYSELIILYEKKGLHEKALQVLVDQSKKANSPLKGHERTVQYLQHLGTENLHLVFSYSVWVLRDFPEDGLKIFTEDLPEVEALPRDKVLSFLIENFKSLAIPYLEHIIHVWEEIGADFHNCLIQLYCEKVQGLMKEYLHSLPADKTPVPAGEEGGDLGDYRKKLLLFLEKSSCYEPSRLISDFPFDGLLEERALLLGRMGKHEQALFIYVHILKDTNMAENYCHKHYDRNKDGNKDVYLSLLRMYLSPPSVHCLGPIKMEVLEPQANLQAALQVLELHHSKLDTTKAINLLPANTQISEIRIFLEKVLEENAQKKRFNQVLKNLLHAEFLRVQEERILHQQVKCIITEEKVCTVCKKKIGNSAFARYPNAIVVHYFCSKEVNTLDT; encoded by the exons atgcaCGACGCCTTCGAGCATGTGCCGATCCTGGAGAAGCTGCCGCTGCAGATCGACTGCCTGGCGGCCTGGG AGGAATGGCTCCTTGTTGGTACCAAACAAGGGCATCTTCTTCTTTACAGGATCAAGAAAGACATGG GTTGCAATAGGTTTGAAGTGACACTAGAGAAATCCAACAAGAACTTCTCAAAAAAGATTCAGCAG attcatGTTGTTTCTCAGTTTAAAATTCTGGTCAGTCTGTTAG TCCCGGCACTTCCGACTCCAGCATGCGTAGATTTCTGCTGCCTGCGTCCTC aaaataacatttatgtCCACGACCTGTTGACATTTCAACAAATCACTACAGTTTCCAAGGCAAAAGGTGCATCTCTCTTCACTTGTGATCTTCAG CATTCAGATACAGGGGAAGAGGTGCTGAGAATGTGTGTGGCAGTGAGGAAGAAGCTACAactttatttttggaaggaCAGAGAGTTCCATGAACTACAG GGGGACTTCAGTGTACCTGATGTACCCAAGTCTATGGCCTGGTGTGAAAATTCTATCTGCGTAGGTTTTAAGAGGGACTACTATCTGATACGG GTGGATGGAAAAGGATCCATCAAAGAACTGTTTCCAACGGGGAAGCAGTTGGAACCACTGGTTGCCCCTGTGGCAGATGGAAAAGTTGCAGTTGGTCAAGATGATCTAACTGTTGTGCTCAATGAAGAAGGGGTCTGTACCCAGAAGTGTGCCTTGAATTGGACAGATATTCCTATAGCCATGG AGCACCAGCCTCCCTACATCATTGCTGTTCTGCCGAGGTATGTGGAGATCCGCACGTTTGAACCCCGACTGCTGGTACAGAGTATTGAGCTACAGAGACCACGCTTCATCACCTCTGGAGG GACAAATATTATATATGTGGCAAGTAATCACTTTGTTTGGCGGCTCATCCCAGTGTCCATAGCCACACAGATCCAGCAACTTCTTCAGGATAAACAATTTGAGTTGGCTTTGCAGTTGGCA GAAATGAAAGATGATTCAGATAGTGAGAAGCGACAACAAATACACCACATCAAGAACCTCTTTGCCTTCAACCTCTTCTGTCAGAAGCGCTTTGATGAATCCATGCAAGTTTTTGCCAAACTTGGTACAG ATCCCACTCATGTGATGGGTCTGTATCCTGACCTCCTGCCCACAGATTACAGGAAACAGCTACAGTATCCCAACCCCCTGCCAGGGCTCtcaggggcagagctggagaAGGCACATTTAGCTCTGATAGACTACCTAACTCAA AAAAGAAGTCAACTGGTAAAGAAGCTAAATGATTCTGACCATCAATCCAGTACTTCGCCCCTCATGGAAGGAACACCCACAATCAAATCCAAAAAGAAGCTGCTACAAATTATTGATACCACACTATTGAAGTGTTACCTCCAT ACAAATGTAGCACTTGTGGCACCCTTGCTACGTCTGGAGAACAATCACTGCCATATTGAGGAGAGTGAGCATGTACTAAAGAAAGCACATAAATACAGTGAGCTGATAATACTGTATGAGAAGAAAGGTTTGCATGAGAAAG CATTACAGGTACTGGTGGATCAGTCAAAGAAAGCCAACTCACCTTTGAAGGGTCATGAGAGGACAGTGCAATATCTGCAGCATTTGG GCACAGAGAACTTGCACTTAGTATTTTCTTACTCTGTCTGGGTGTTAAGAGATTTTCCTGAAGATGGACTGAAG atatttACAGAAGATCTCCCTGAAGTGGAAGCTTTGCCACGAGATAAAGTGCTCAGTTTCTTGATAGAAAACTTCAAAAGTTTGGCTATTCCTTATCTG GAACACATCATTCATGTGTGGGAAGAAATTGGTGCAGACTTTCACAATTGTCTGATCCAGCTGTACTGTGAGAAAGTGCAGGGCTTAATGAAAGAATATCTCCATTCTTTACCTGCAG ACAAAACTCCAGTGcctgctggggaggaaggaggagactTGGGGGATTACCGGAAAaaacttcttctttttttggaGAAGTCTAGCTGTTATGAACCTAGTCGACTAATTAGTGACTTTCCCTTTGATG GTCTTCTAGAAGAACGTGCTCTGCTCTTGGGTCGTATGGGGAAGCACGAGCAAGCTCTGTTTATTTATGTTCATATTTTGAAGGACACCAACATGGCCGAAAA CTACTGCCATAAACATTACGACAGAAACAAAGATGGCAACAAAGAT GTCTATCTATCCCTTCTCCGGATGTATCTCTCCCCACCTAGTGTTCATTGCCTAGGGCCAATCAAGATGGAAGTGCTGGAGCCTCAAGCCAatctgcaggctgctctgcaggtgtTGGAGCTGCATCACAGCAAACTGGATACCACCAAG GCAATAAACCTTCTACCAGCAAATACACAGATTAGTGAGATTCGAATCTTCCTAGAGAAAGTCCTTGAAGAAAATGCccagaaaaagagattcaatCAAGTACTCAAGaatcttctccatgctgaattTCTGAGG GTCCAGGAGGAGCGAATTTTGCATCAGCAAGTAAAGTGCATAATTACAGAGGAGAAGGTCTGCACTGTATGTAAAAAGAAGATAGGCAACAG tgcatttgCCCGATACCCTAATGCAATAGTTGTGCATTATTTCTGCTCCAAAGAAGTTAACACATTGGACACCTGA
- the VPS39 gene encoding vam6/Vps39-like protein isoform X2 — protein sequence MHDAFEHVPILEKLPLQIDCLAAWEEWLLVGTKQGHLLLYRIKKDMGCNRFEVTLEKSNKNFSKKIQQIHVVSQFKILVSLLENNIYVHDLLTFQQITTVSKAKGASLFTCDLQHSDTGEEVLRMCVAVRKKLQLYFWKDREFHELQGDFSVPDVPKSMAWCENSICVGFKRDYYLIRVDGKGSIKELFPTGKQLEPLVAPVADGKVAVGQDDLTVVLNEEGVCTQKCALNWTDIPIAMEHQPPYIIAVLPRYVEIRTFEPRLLVQSIELQRPRFITSGGTNIIYVASNHFVWRLIPVSIATQIQQLLQDKQFELALQLAEMKDDSDSEKRQQIHHIKNLFAFNLFCQKRFDESMQVFAKLGTDPTHVMGLYPDLLPTDYRKQLQYPNPLPGLSGAELEKAHLALIDYLTQKRSQLVKKLNDSDHQSSTSPLMEGTPTIKSKKKLLQIIDTTLLKCYLHTNVALVAPLLRLENNHCHIEESEHVLKKAHKYSELIILYEKKGLHEKALQVLVDQSKKANSPLKGHERTVQYLQHLGTENLHLVFSYSVWVLRDFPEDGLKIFTEDLPEVEALPRDKVLSFLIENFKSLAIPYLEHIIHVWEEIGADFHNCLIQLYCEKVQGLMKEYLHSLPADKTPVPAGEEGGDLGDYRKKLLLFLEKSSCYEPSRLISDFPFDGLLEERALLLGRMGKHEQALFIYVHILKDTNMAENYCHKHYDRNKDGNKDVYLSLLRMYLSPPSVHCLGPIKMEVLEPQANLQAALQVLELHHSKLDTTKAINLLPANTQISEIRIFLEKVLEENAQKKRFNQVLKNLLHAEFLRVQEERILHQQVKCIITEEKVCTVCKKKIGNSAFARYPNAIVVHYFCSKEVNTLDT from the exons atgcaCGACGCCTTCGAGCATGTGCCGATCCTGGAGAAGCTGCCGCTGCAGATCGACTGCCTGGCGGCCTGGG AGGAATGGCTCCTTGTTGGTACCAAACAAGGGCATCTTCTTCTTTACAGGATCAAGAAAGACATGG GTTGCAATAGGTTTGAAGTGACACTAGAGAAATCCAACAAGAACTTCTCAAAAAAGATTCAGCAG attcatGTTGTTTCTCAGTTTAAAATTCTGGTCAGTCTGTTAG aaaataacatttatgtCCACGACCTGTTGACATTTCAACAAATCACTACAGTTTCCAAGGCAAAAGGTGCATCTCTCTTCACTTGTGATCTTCAG CATTCAGATACAGGGGAAGAGGTGCTGAGAATGTGTGTGGCAGTGAGGAAGAAGCTACAactttatttttggaaggaCAGAGAGTTCCATGAACTACAG GGGGACTTCAGTGTACCTGATGTACCCAAGTCTATGGCCTGGTGTGAAAATTCTATCTGCGTAGGTTTTAAGAGGGACTACTATCTGATACGG GTGGATGGAAAAGGATCCATCAAAGAACTGTTTCCAACGGGGAAGCAGTTGGAACCACTGGTTGCCCCTGTGGCAGATGGAAAAGTTGCAGTTGGTCAAGATGATCTAACTGTTGTGCTCAATGAAGAAGGGGTCTGTACCCAGAAGTGTGCCTTGAATTGGACAGATATTCCTATAGCCATGG AGCACCAGCCTCCCTACATCATTGCTGTTCTGCCGAGGTATGTGGAGATCCGCACGTTTGAACCCCGACTGCTGGTACAGAGTATTGAGCTACAGAGACCACGCTTCATCACCTCTGGAGG GACAAATATTATATATGTGGCAAGTAATCACTTTGTTTGGCGGCTCATCCCAGTGTCCATAGCCACACAGATCCAGCAACTTCTTCAGGATAAACAATTTGAGTTGGCTTTGCAGTTGGCA GAAATGAAAGATGATTCAGATAGTGAGAAGCGACAACAAATACACCACATCAAGAACCTCTTTGCCTTCAACCTCTTCTGTCAGAAGCGCTTTGATGAATCCATGCAAGTTTTTGCCAAACTTGGTACAG ATCCCACTCATGTGATGGGTCTGTATCCTGACCTCCTGCCCACAGATTACAGGAAACAGCTACAGTATCCCAACCCCCTGCCAGGGCTCtcaggggcagagctggagaAGGCACATTTAGCTCTGATAGACTACCTAACTCAA AAAAGAAGTCAACTGGTAAAGAAGCTAAATGATTCTGACCATCAATCCAGTACTTCGCCCCTCATGGAAGGAACACCCACAATCAAATCCAAAAAGAAGCTGCTACAAATTATTGATACCACACTATTGAAGTGTTACCTCCAT ACAAATGTAGCACTTGTGGCACCCTTGCTACGTCTGGAGAACAATCACTGCCATATTGAGGAGAGTGAGCATGTACTAAAGAAAGCACATAAATACAGTGAGCTGATAATACTGTATGAGAAGAAAGGTTTGCATGAGAAAG CATTACAGGTACTGGTGGATCAGTCAAAGAAAGCCAACTCACCTTTGAAGGGTCATGAGAGGACAGTGCAATATCTGCAGCATTTGG GCACAGAGAACTTGCACTTAGTATTTTCTTACTCTGTCTGGGTGTTAAGAGATTTTCCTGAAGATGGACTGAAG atatttACAGAAGATCTCCCTGAAGTGGAAGCTTTGCCACGAGATAAAGTGCTCAGTTTCTTGATAGAAAACTTCAAAAGTTTGGCTATTCCTTATCTG GAACACATCATTCATGTGTGGGAAGAAATTGGTGCAGACTTTCACAATTGTCTGATCCAGCTGTACTGTGAGAAAGTGCAGGGCTTAATGAAAGAATATCTCCATTCTTTACCTGCAG ACAAAACTCCAGTGcctgctggggaggaaggaggagactTGGGGGATTACCGGAAAaaacttcttctttttttggaGAAGTCTAGCTGTTATGAACCTAGTCGACTAATTAGTGACTTTCCCTTTGATG GTCTTCTAGAAGAACGTGCTCTGCTCTTGGGTCGTATGGGGAAGCACGAGCAAGCTCTGTTTATTTATGTTCATATTTTGAAGGACACCAACATGGCCGAAAA CTACTGCCATAAACATTACGACAGAAACAAAGATGGCAACAAAGAT GTCTATCTATCCCTTCTCCGGATGTATCTCTCCCCACCTAGTGTTCATTGCCTAGGGCCAATCAAGATGGAAGTGCTGGAGCCTCAAGCCAatctgcaggctgctctgcaggtgtTGGAGCTGCATCACAGCAAACTGGATACCACCAAG GCAATAAACCTTCTACCAGCAAATACACAGATTAGTGAGATTCGAATCTTCCTAGAGAAAGTCCTTGAAGAAAATGCccagaaaaagagattcaatCAAGTACTCAAGaatcttctccatgctgaattTCTGAGG GTCCAGGAGGAGCGAATTTTGCATCAGCAAGTAAAGTGCATAATTACAGAGGAGAAGGTCTGCACTGTATGTAAAAAGAAGATAGGCAACAG tgcatttgCCCGATACCCTAATGCAATAGTTGTGCATTATTTCTGCTCCAAAGAAGTTAACACATTGGACACCTGA
- the VPS39 gene encoding vam6/Vps39-like protein isoform X3 produces the protein MCRSWRSCRCRSTAWRPGRNGSLLVPNKGIFFFTGSRKTWIHVVSQFKILVSLLVPALPTPACVDFCCLRPQNNIYVHDLLTFQQITTVSKAKGASLFTCDLQHSDTGEEVLRMCVAVRKKLQLYFWKDREFHELQGDFSVPDVPKSMAWCENSICVGFKRDYYLIRVDGKGSIKELFPTGKQLEPLVAPVADGKVAVGQDDLTVVLNEEGVCTQKCALNWTDIPIAMEHQPPYIIAVLPRYVEIRTFEPRLLVQSIELQRPRFITSGGTNIIYVASNHFVWRLIPVSIATQIQQLLQDKQFELALQLAEMKDDSDSEKRQQIHHIKNLFAFNLFCQKRFDESMQVFAKLGTDPTHVMGLYPDLLPTDYRKQLQYPNPLPGLSGAELEKAHLALIDYLTQKRSQLVKKLNDSDHQSSTSPLMEGTPTIKSKKKLLQIIDTTLLKCYLHTNVALVAPLLRLENNHCHIEESEHVLKKAHKYSELIILYEKKGLHEKALQVLVDQSKKANSPLKGHERTVQYLQHLGTENLHLVFSYSVWVLRDFPEDGLKIFTEDLPEVEALPRDKVLSFLIENFKSLAIPYLEHIIHVWEEIGADFHNCLIQLYCEKVQGLMKEYLHSLPADKTPVPAGEEGGDLGDYRKKLLLFLEKSSCYEPSRLISDFPFDGLLEERALLLGRMGKHEQALFIYVHILKDTNMAENYCHKHYDRNKDGNKDVYLSLLRMYLSPPSVHCLGPIKMEVLEPQANLQAALQVLELHHSKLDTTKAINLLPANTQISEIRIFLEKVLEENAQKKRFNQVLKNLLHAEFLRVQEERILHQQVKCIITEEKVCTVCKKKIGNSAFARYPNAIVVHYFCSKEVNTLDT, from the exons ATGTGCCGATCCTGGAGAAGCTGCCGCTGCAGATCGACTGCCTGGCGGCCTGGG AGGAATGGCTCCTTGTTGGTACCAAACAAGGGCATCTTCTTCTTTACAGGATCAAGAAAGACATGG attcatGTTGTTTCTCAGTTTAAAATTCTGGTCAGTCTGTTAG TCCCGGCACTTCCGACTCCAGCATGCGTAGATTTCTGCTGCCTGCGTCCTC aaaataacatttatgtCCACGACCTGTTGACATTTCAACAAATCACTACAGTTTCCAAGGCAAAAGGTGCATCTCTCTTCACTTGTGATCTTCAG CATTCAGATACAGGGGAAGAGGTGCTGAGAATGTGTGTGGCAGTGAGGAAGAAGCTACAactttatttttggaaggaCAGAGAGTTCCATGAACTACAG GGGGACTTCAGTGTACCTGATGTACCCAAGTCTATGGCCTGGTGTGAAAATTCTATCTGCGTAGGTTTTAAGAGGGACTACTATCTGATACGG GTGGATGGAAAAGGATCCATCAAAGAACTGTTTCCAACGGGGAAGCAGTTGGAACCACTGGTTGCCCCTGTGGCAGATGGAAAAGTTGCAGTTGGTCAAGATGATCTAACTGTTGTGCTCAATGAAGAAGGGGTCTGTACCCAGAAGTGTGCCTTGAATTGGACAGATATTCCTATAGCCATGG AGCACCAGCCTCCCTACATCATTGCTGTTCTGCCGAGGTATGTGGAGATCCGCACGTTTGAACCCCGACTGCTGGTACAGAGTATTGAGCTACAGAGACCACGCTTCATCACCTCTGGAGG GACAAATATTATATATGTGGCAAGTAATCACTTTGTTTGGCGGCTCATCCCAGTGTCCATAGCCACACAGATCCAGCAACTTCTTCAGGATAAACAATTTGAGTTGGCTTTGCAGTTGGCA GAAATGAAAGATGATTCAGATAGTGAGAAGCGACAACAAATACACCACATCAAGAACCTCTTTGCCTTCAACCTCTTCTGTCAGAAGCGCTTTGATGAATCCATGCAAGTTTTTGCCAAACTTGGTACAG ATCCCACTCATGTGATGGGTCTGTATCCTGACCTCCTGCCCACAGATTACAGGAAACAGCTACAGTATCCCAACCCCCTGCCAGGGCTCtcaggggcagagctggagaAGGCACATTTAGCTCTGATAGACTACCTAACTCAA AAAAGAAGTCAACTGGTAAAGAAGCTAAATGATTCTGACCATCAATCCAGTACTTCGCCCCTCATGGAAGGAACACCCACAATCAAATCCAAAAAGAAGCTGCTACAAATTATTGATACCACACTATTGAAGTGTTACCTCCAT ACAAATGTAGCACTTGTGGCACCCTTGCTACGTCTGGAGAACAATCACTGCCATATTGAGGAGAGTGAGCATGTACTAAAGAAAGCACATAAATACAGTGAGCTGATAATACTGTATGAGAAGAAAGGTTTGCATGAGAAAG CATTACAGGTACTGGTGGATCAGTCAAAGAAAGCCAACTCACCTTTGAAGGGTCATGAGAGGACAGTGCAATATCTGCAGCATTTGG GCACAGAGAACTTGCACTTAGTATTTTCTTACTCTGTCTGGGTGTTAAGAGATTTTCCTGAAGATGGACTGAAG atatttACAGAAGATCTCCCTGAAGTGGAAGCTTTGCCACGAGATAAAGTGCTCAGTTTCTTGATAGAAAACTTCAAAAGTTTGGCTATTCCTTATCTG GAACACATCATTCATGTGTGGGAAGAAATTGGTGCAGACTTTCACAATTGTCTGATCCAGCTGTACTGTGAGAAAGTGCAGGGCTTAATGAAAGAATATCTCCATTCTTTACCTGCAG ACAAAACTCCAGTGcctgctggggaggaaggaggagactTGGGGGATTACCGGAAAaaacttcttctttttttggaGAAGTCTAGCTGTTATGAACCTAGTCGACTAATTAGTGACTTTCCCTTTGATG GTCTTCTAGAAGAACGTGCTCTGCTCTTGGGTCGTATGGGGAAGCACGAGCAAGCTCTGTTTATTTATGTTCATATTTTGAAGGACACCAACATGGCCGAAAA CTACTGCCATAAACATTACGACAGAAACAAAGATGGCAACAAAGAT GTCTATCTATCCCTTCTCCGGATGTATCTCTCCCCACCTAGTGTTCATTGCCTAGGGCCAATCAAGATGGAAGTGCTGGAGCCTCAAGCCAatctgcaggctgctctgcaggtgtTGGAGCTGCATCACAGCAAACTGGATACCACCAAG GCAATAAACCTTCTACCAGCAAATACACAGATTAGTGAGATTCGAATCTTCCTAGAGAAAGTCCTTGAAGAAAATGCccagaaaaagagattcaatCAAGTACTCAAGaatcttctccatgctgaattTCTGAGG GTCCAGGAGGAGCGAATTTTGCATCAGCAAGTAAAGTGCATAATTACAGAGGAGAAGGTCTGCACTGTATGTAAAAAGAAGATAGGCAACAG tgcatttgCCCGATACCCTAATGCAATAGTTGTGCATTATTTCTGCTCCAAAGAAGTTAACACATTGGACACCTGA
- the VPS39 gene encoding vam6/Vps39-like protein isoform X4, producing MCRSWRSCRCRSTAWRPGRNGSLLVPNKGIFFFTGSRKTWIHVVSQFKILVSLLENNIYVHDLLTFQQITTVSKAKGASLFTCDLQHSDTGEEVLRMCVAVRKKLQLYFWKDREFHELQGDFSVPDVPKSMAWCENSICVGFKRDYYLIRVDGKGSIKELFPTGKQLEPLVAPVADGKVAVGQDDLTVVLNEEGVCTQKCALNWTDIPIAMEHQPPYIIAVLPRYVEIRTFEPRLLVQSIELQRPRFITSGGTNIIYVASNHFVWRLIPVSIATQIQQLLQDKQFELALQLAEMKDDSDSEKRQQIHHIKNLFAFNLFCQKRFDESMQVFAKLGTDPTHVMGLYPDLLPTDYRKQLQYPNPLPGLSGAELEKAHLALIDYLTQKRSQLVKKLNDSDHQSSTSPLMEGTPTIKSKKKLLQIIDTTLLKCYLHTNVALVAPLLRLENNHCHIEESEHVLKKAHKYSELIILYEKKGLHEKALQVLVDQSKKANSPLKGHERTVQYLQHLGTENLHLVFSYSVWVLRDFPEDGLKIFTEDLPEVEALPRDKVLSFLIENFKSLAIPYLEHIIHVWEEIGADFHNCLIQLYCEKVQGLMKEYLHSLPADKTPVPAGEEGGDLGDYRKKLLLFLEKSSCYEPSRLISDFPFDGLLEERALLLGRMGKHEQALFIYVHILKDTNMAENYCHKHYDRNKDGNKDVYLSLLRMYLSPPSVHCLGPIKMEVLEPQANLQAALQVLELHHSKLDTTKAINLLPANTQISEIRIFLEKVLEENAQKKRFNQVLKNLLHAEFLRVQEERILHQQVKCIITEEKVCTVCKKKIGNSAFARYPNAIVVHYFCSKEVNTLDT from the exons ATGTGCCGATCCTGGAGAAGCTGCCGCTGCAGATCGACTGCCTGGCGGCCTGGG AGGAATGGCTCCTTGTTGGTACCAAACAAGGGCATCTTCTTCTTTACAGGATCAAGAAAGACATGG attcatGTTGTTTCTCAGTTTAAAATTCTGGTCAGTCTGTTAG aaaataacatttatgtCCACGACCTGTTGACATTTCAACAAATCACTACAGTTTCCAAGGCAAAAGGTGCATCTCTCTTCACTTGTGATCTTCAG CATTCAGATACAGGGGAAGAGGTGCTGAGAATGTGTGTGGCAGTGAGGAAGAAGCTACAactttatttttggaaggaCAGAGAGTTCCATGAACTACAG GGGGACTTCAGTGTACCTGATGTACCCAAGTCTATGGCCTGGTGTGAAAATTCTATCTGCGTAGGTTTTAAGAGGGACTACTATCTGATACGG GTGGATGGAAAAGGATCCATCAAAGAACTGTTTCCAACGGGGAAGCAGTTGGAACCACTGGTTGCCCCTGTGGCAGATGGAAAAGTTGCAGTTGGTCAAGATGATCTAACTGTTGTGCTCAATGAAGAAGGGGTCTGTACCCAGAAGTGTGCCTTGAATTGGACAGATATTCCTATAGCCATGG AGCACCAGCCTCCCTACATCATTGCTGTTCTGCCGAGGTATGTGGAGATCCGCACGTTTGAACCCCGACTGCTGGTACAGAGTATTGAGCTACAGAGACCACGCTTCATCACCTCTGGAGG GACAAATATTATATATGTGGCAAGTAATCACTTTGTTTGGCGGCTCATCCCAGTGTCCATAGCCACACAGATCCAGCAACTTCTTCAGGATAAACAATTTGAGTTGGCTTTGCAGTTGGCA GAAATGAAAGATGATTCAGATAGTGAGAAGCGACAACAAATACACCACATCAAGAACCTCTTTGCCTTCAACCTCTTCTGTCAGAAGCGCTTTGATGAATCCATGCAAGTTTTTGCCAAACTTGGTACAG ATCCCACTCATGTGATGGGTCTGTATCCTGACCTCCTGCCCACAGATTACAGGAAACAGCTACAGTATCCCAACCCCCTGCCAGGGCTCtcaggggcagagctggagaAGGCACATTTAGCTCTGATAGACTACCTAACTCAA AAAAGAAGTCAACTGGTAAAGAAGCTAAATGATTCTGACCATCAATCCAGTACTTCGCCCCTCATGGAAGGAACACCCACAATCAAATCCAAAAAGAAGCTGCTACAAATTATTGATACCACACTATTGAAGTGTTACCTCCAT ACAAATGTAGCACTTGTGGCACCCTTGCTACGTCTGGAGAACAATCACTGCCATATTGAGGAGAGTGAGCATGTACTAAAGAAAGCACATAAATACAGTGAGCTGATAATACTGTATGAGAAGAAAGGTTTGCATGAGAAAG CATTACAGGTACTGGTGGATCAGTCAAAGAAAGCCAACTCACCTTTGAAGGGTCATGAGAGGACAGTGCAATATCTGCAGCATTTGG GCACAGAGAACTTGCACTTAGTATTTTCTTACTCTGTCTGGGTGTTAAGAGATTTTCCTGAAGATGGACTGAAG atatttACAGAAGATCTCCCTGAAGTGGAAGCTTTGCCACGAGATAAAGTGCTCAGTTTCTTGATAGAAAACTTCAAAAGTTTGGCTATTCCTTATCTG GAACACATCATTCATGTGTGGGAAGAAATTGGTGCAGACTTTCACAATTGTCTGATCCAGCTGTACTGTGAGAAAGTGCAGGGCTTAATGAAAGAATATCTCCATTCTTTACCTGCAG ACAAAACTCCAGTGcctgctggggaggaaggaggagactTGGGGGATTACCGGAAAaaacttcttctttttttggaGAAGTCTAGCTGTTATGAACCTAGTCGACTAATTAGTGACTTTCCCTTTGATG GTCTTCTAGAAGAACGTGCTCTGCTCTTGGGTCGTATGGGGAAGCACGAGCAAGCTCTGTTTATTTATGTTCATATTTTGAAGGACACCAACATGGCCGAAAA CTACTGCCATAAACATTACGACAGAAACAAAGATGGCAACAAAGAT GTCTATCTATCCCTTCTCCGGATGTATCTCTCCCCACCTAGTGTTCATTGCCTAGGGCCAATCAAGATGGAAGTGCTGGAGCCTCAAGCCAatctgcaggctgctctgcaggtgtTGGAGCTGCATCACAGCAAACTGGATACCACCAAG GCAATAAACCTTCTACCAGCAAATACACAGATTAGTGAGATTCGAATCTTCCTAGAGAAAGTCCTTGAAGAAAATGCccagaaaaagagattcaatCAAGTACTCAAGaatcttctccatgctgaattTCTGAGG GTCCAGGAGGAGCGAATTTTGCATCAGCAAGTAAAGTGCATAATTACAGAGGAGAAGGTCTGCACTGTATGTAAAAAGAAGATAGGCAACAG tgcatttgCCCGATACCCTAATGCAATAGTTGTGCATTATTTCTGCTCCAAAGAAGTTAACACATTGGACACCTGA